Proteins encoded within one genomic window of Scomber japonicus isolate fScoJap1 chromosome 16, fScoJap1.pri, whole genome shotgun sequence:
- the rin3 gene encoding ras and Rab interactor 3, with protein sequence MMEASVVSQDSGNTTPLTGALNTSSTPSPESVPPSSPLSPPSLPSSNPPVRPRRPKPPPPTLKSSHLPSRPPLPPSTPPSLPPPLPPISKPLSSNPPPSHALFNPPPTLPPPLSPTPISPSPSLSLQQTVSSELTPVFSPPPLPSPLSPTVTSPTCSSPPPPPSPFIPPSSPTHSPLSPTDRLVVSAPIWQLKGLNQDKTTSIMEKEKAGAFLVLGTEEKGMMLTVRLPEEQGMPVVQDLLVKQHKTFLHLEGSSLVFDDIFKMISFYCASRDILAVPLRLPQAITTATKREELEVVSAMGTDFWTSDLHQQEKSQDPVLDQNQSSLYLYVNPVTVEVTPTPTPNPNKDLKNYSTSKLETVPQNISSSLQNGETPQQVTQEVKGQTKPTSNPEIKYKRPPPRPPSLSSGTGMGLLFSSPPPVHNSSSADRKEEGRGGGGEREERKSVSTSPPPSRPPVPLQGRAAPPVPPAPLHRTSSRKSTDREGGEGTEREKGQNPAKKTEKEGVGEKGEEKAASKPEDAELENSSKTQEEEVKKEGEKTKKEDEKEEKEVKEEDKEKSSSQNQLLVKKPSRPVPPPRRKPCAPGAPVFPNQASLIGQSASVKAAPPSPARRPDVSLYSPQGGAALGTDPDSCSTSSTEEEGDLNQEQEQNQSRPAGSRSPKVKRTPTTIMLDRARYRLSTVLTGLISHDRRLTQRIVEMARDPLTYFGNLVKEHRAFTLETMSNHSTSTELLQEIRQMMTQLKSYLLQSTELQALLEPQHQYAQDKLESIVEAALCKSVLKPLREPIYQSLEKLHANNDTMKQLAHNQSAVLGSTTTALGITTAVPEAPAMDKISIKLNNLHLEYSPQKKIELLLKSCKIIYDSMSVSCPGRTHGADDFLPVMMYVLARSNLCNLQLDVEYMMELMDPALTLGEGSYYLTTTYGALEHIKNFDQQRSATRQLSREVQDSIHRWERRRTLNQERTNQGSIRDFLTVCCPEIGENPKTLGVLPTTTIQDLAEQCAARFEQDSYILSVYMDDVYKPLAPTELALSVKNSCQPGAYCFVFHSIDRPNNPPVRSCPTDPPPAPPPTLLSVPPPAPPPTLPSVPPPVPPPTLPSVPPPTLPSVPPPAPPPTLPSAPPPAPPPVLPPAPPPEVSSQAVIAAADTVEPEAEEKSLISL encoded by the exons ATGATGGAAGCCAGCGTTGTTTCCCAGGACTCAGG CAACACAACCCCTCTGACAGGAGCACTCAACACTTCATCTACCCCCTCTCCTGAATCCGTCCCTCCATCTTCTCCCCTCTCACCCCCTTCCCTGCCCTCCTCCAACCCTCCTGTCCGACCACGTAGACCCAAACCACCACCTCCTACATTGAAGTCCTCTCACCTCCCTTCTCGACCTCCTCTACCTCCATCCactcctccgtccctccctcctcctctccctcccatcTCCAAACCTCTCTCTTCTaaccctcctccttctcatGCTCTCTTCAACCCTCCTCCaactcttcctccccctctttcccctactcccatctctccttctccctcgctctctctccagCAAACTGTCTCCTCTGAGCTTACTcctgttttttctcctcctcctcttccttcacctTTATCCCCGACAGTCACATCCCCAACCtgctcctcacctcctcctcctccctcccctttcaTCCCCCCATCTTCTCCAACACATTCACCGTTGAGCCCTACAGATCGTCTGGTGGTGAGCGCCCCCATATGGCAGCTCAAAGGACTCAATCAAGACAAAACCACGAGTATAATGGAAAAAGAGAAGGCTGGG GCGTTCCTGGTTCTCGGCACAGAGGAGAAGGGCATGATGCTAACAGTACGGCTGCCTGAAGAACAGGGGATGCCTGTTGTACAAGACCTGCTGGTCAAACAGCACAAGACAT TTCTTCACTTAGAGGGTTCCTCTCTGGTTTTTGATGACATCTTCAAAATGATCTCCTTCTACTGTGCCAGCAG GGACATCCTGGCTGTCCCACTGAGGTTACCCCAGGCCATTACCACGGCAACTAAGAGAGAGGAGCTGGAAGTCGTCTCTGCTATGGGCACAG ATTTCTGGACGTCTGATTTGCACCAGCAGGAAAAGAGCCAGGACCCAGTTTTGGATCAGAACCAAAGCAGTTTATACCTGTATGTTAATCCAGTGACTGTGGAGGTGACCCCCActcccacccccaaccccaacaAAGACTTAAAAAACTACTCCACCTCCAAACTGGAAACCGTCCCTCAAAACATCAGCTCCTCCTTGCAGAATGGAGAAACCCCACAGCAGGTTACccaagaggtcaaaggtcagactaAGCCCACATCCAACCCAGAAATTAAATACAAACGACCCCCACCACGACCCCCAAGCCTGAGCTCAGGCACAGGGATGGGCCTGCTCTTCTCTTCACCCCCCCCTGTTCACAATTCATCCTCAGCTgacaggaaagaggaaggaaggggaggaggtggagaaagagaagagaggaagtcaGTGTCAACATCACCTCCTCCGTCAAGGCCTCCCGTCCCCTTGCAGGGCCGAGCCGCTCCCCCTGtgcctcctgctcctcttcatcgcACCTCCTCCAGGAAAAGCACTGAccgagagggaggagaggggacggagagagagaagggacaAAATCCTGCGAAGAAAACTGAGAAAGAGGGGGtaggagagaagggggaggagaaaGCAGCAAGTAAACCAGAGGATGCTGAACTAGAGAACAGTAGCAAAACtcaagaggaggaggtgaaaaaggaaggagaaaagacaaagaaggaggatgagaaagaggaaaaagaggtgaaagaggaagacaaagaaaaatcaAGCTCCCAGAATCAGCTGTTAGTAAAGAAACCGTCGCGTCCGGTCCCTCCACCGAGGAGGAAACCATGCGCTCCAGGTGCACCCGTGTTCCCCAACCAGGCTAGTTTAATCGGTCAGAGCGCCAGTGTGAAAGCtgcccctccctcccctgcaCGGCGGCCCGATGTGTCACTGTACTCTCCACAGGGGGGCGCAGCGCTCGGAACAGACCCGGATTCCTGCTCGACCAGCAGCACGGAGGAAGAGGGAGATCTGAACCAGGAGCAAGAGCAAAACCAAAG TCGTCCAGCAGGGAGCCGCAGCCCCAAGGTAAAGCGAACCCCCACTACAATTATGTTGGACCGAGCCCGCTACCGCCTGTCCACCGTCCTCACCGGCCTCATCAGCCACGACCGCCGTCTCACGCAGCGCATCGTGGAGATGGCTAGGGACCCTCTGACCTATTTTGGTAACCTG GTGAAAGAGCACCGTGCATTCACCCTGGAGACCATGTCGAACCACTCCACCTCCACTGAGCTATTACAAGAGATAAGACAGATGATGACTCAATTGAAGAGTTACCTGCTACAGAGTACTGAGCTGCAAGCCCTGCTGGAGCCACAACATCAGTATGCACAAGACAAACTAG AGAGCATAGTAGAAGCAGCTCTATGTAAGAGTGTACTGAAGCCGCTGAGAGAGCCCATTTACCAGAGTCTGGAGAAACTTCACGCCAACAACGACACCATGAAACAACTGGCCCATAACCAG TCTGCTGTTCTAGGCAGCACCACCACAGCGTTAGGAATAACCACTGCTGTCCCTGAGGCCCCTGCTATGGACAAGATCAGCATCAAACTGAATAATCTCCATCTGGAGTATTCACCTCAGAAAAAGATCGAGCTGCTGCTGAAGTCCTGCAAGATCATCTATGACTCCATGTCTGTTAGCTGTCCAG ggcGGACCCATGGTGCTGATGACTTCCTGCCTGTAATGATGTACGTCCTGGCTAGATCCAATCTGTGCAATTTGCAGTTGGATGTGGAATATATGATGGAGCTGATGGACCCAGCACTGACACTGGGAGAAG ggtcCTATTATCTGACGACCACTTACGGGGCCCTAGAGCACATTAAGAATTTTGACCAGCAGAGGTCAGCAACACGGCAGCTCAGCAGAGAAGTTCAGGACTCCATCCATCGCTGGGAGAGACGGCGCACGCTCAACCAGGAGCGCACAAACCAAGGATCTATCcgg GACTTCCTGACAGTGTGCTGTCCTGAGATTGGAGAAAACCCCAAAACTCTGGGTGTCCTCCCCACCACCACAATCCAGGATCTGGCTGAACAGTGTGCTGCACGCTTTGAACAAG ACTCCTACATCCTCAGTGTGTATATGGATGACGTTTACAAGCCCCTGGCCCCTACAGAACTGGCCCTCAGTGTTAAGAACAGTTGCCAACCAGGAGCCTACTGCTTCGTCTTTCACAGTATCGACCGACCCAACAACCCGCCCGTCCGCAGCTGCCCCACTGACCCACCTCCAGCCCCGCCCCCAACTCTGCTTTCAGTCCCACCTCCAGCCCCGCCCCCAACTCTGCCTTCAGTCCCACCTCCAGTCCCGCCTCCAACTCTGCCTTCAGTCCCGCCTCCAACTCTGCCTTCAGTCCCACCGCCAGCCCCGCCTCCAACTCTGCCttcagctccacctccagcccCGCCTCCAGTTCTGCCTCCAGCTCCGCCTCCAGAAGTCAGTTCCCAAGCTGTTATAGCAGCTGCTGATACTGTGGAGCCAGAAGCGGAAGAGAAGAGCCTGATTAGCTTGTAA
- the pth2 gene encoding tuberoinfundibular peptide of 39 residues, which yields MSELPAFHRTSLLLLCILGMTLVTSGFPQARLPLSSPDDSEEHTRDDWGVVFPSISLRDWSIQMMSAPSLGAAANSKTGLMREAWLFSPESAEASVERVWPAEWSSQDAGMVKRNMVVADDAAFREKSKLLTSMERQKWLNSYMQKLLVVKSS from the exons ATGTCTGAGCTGCCTGCTTTCCACCGTACATCCCTCCTATTGCTTTGCATTCTGGGTATGACCTTGGTGACATCTGGCTTCCCTCAGGCTCGACTACCTCTCAG TAGTCCTGATGATTCAGAGGAGCATACGCGAGACGACTGGGGTGTTGTCTTTCCCTCAATCTCTCTACGTGATTGGAGCATTCAAATGATGTCGGCACCTAGCCTAGGAGCGGCAGCCAATAGCAAGACAGGACTGATGAGAGAGGCTTGGCTCTTTTCCCCAGAGAGTGCAGAGGCAAG CGTGGAGAGGGTGTGGCCCGCTGAGTGGTCCTCTCAGGATGCGGGCATGGTGAAGAGGAACATGGTGGTGGCCGACGACGCCGCTTTCAGAGAGAAGAGTAAGCTGCTCACCTCCATGGAGAGACAGAAGTGGCTCAACTCCTACATGCAGAAGTTACTGGTGGTTAAATCGTCATGA
- the tedc1 gene encoding tubulin epsilon and delta complex protein 1, whose product MQRSKAAVSVEVKQVIAALCKLLAATGLHAVPAPETFRRAKFGGEVEVEDQLWQLLADIFHTTSSVSSAASTQPKDACEHRKLVAAGLWQSGYHADWMYVREGGEGAEGGRCSSRDLLLALGWLLATGTLEKLLTQRVQQLDRTLLTPTPVDLHISHEVQLDSASLRRLQWLIGCLRHQGRTMLSMQEERAGLLHAVFSASLPSSASSSSDQSSAVLREDCARMRELCDLLEAYLNWKQVEKVFWTWMDSVVDCHLKEPVVGRPTHRASRKAAVCHHGNRGLEKLEDMLLTLPTLQKGQRRGRKDAEDRGERGVSLQGGLDTSSLPPLLSSLPSPPSLPLLSQAYRARLHAERPVRHSGRGGDEDLDELSASQAAQMLLHTEARLLERRDRQRLANKIQLQEMTGRLDELVLIPP is encoded by the exons ATGCAGCGTAGTAAAGCGGCTGTGAGTGTGGAGGTGAAGCAGGTGATAGCGGCTCTGTGTAAACTGCTAGCGGCCACCGGACTACACGCTGTCCCCGCTCCGGAGACCTTCAGACGGGCTAAGTTCGGTGGTGAAGTCGAGGTG gaggATCAGTTGTGGCAGTTGCTCGCTGACATCTTTCACACAACCAgcagtgtttcctctgcagccaGCACACAGCCGAAAGATG cCTGTGAACACAGGAAGCTGGTGGCTGCAGGTCTGTGGCAGTCTGGCTACCACGCTGACTGGATGTacgtgagggagggaggagaaggagcggAGGGGGGGAGGTGCTCCAGCAGAGACCTTCTCCTGGCGTTGGGCTGGCTGCTCGCTACGGGGACCCTGGAAAAACTGCTGACTCAGCGAGTCCAGCAGCTAGACAGAACACTACTCACACCTACACCT gttgACCTTCACATTTCCCATGAGGTCCAGTTAGACTCTGCTTCCCTCAGGAGACTTCAGTGGCTCATTGGCTGTCTGAGACACCAGGGACGGACAATGTTGTCCATGCAGGAAGAGAGAGCTGGGCTGCTTCATGCT GTTTTTTCTGCCAGCCTCCCCTCCtctgcatcctcctcctctgatcAAAGCTCTGCAGTGCTGAGggaa gacTGTGCACGTATGAGGGAGCTCTGTGACCTCCTTGAAGCTTATTTGAACTGGAAACAGGTGGAGAAAGTCTTCTGGACCTGGATG GATAGTGTAGTGGATTGCCATTTGAAAGAACCTGTTGTTGGGAGGCCTACACATAGAGCCAGTAGGAAAGCCGCAGTTTGTCACCACGGAAACCGGGGTTTAGAGAAACTGGAGGACATGCTGTTGACACTTCCCACATTACAG aaaggacagaggagaggcaGAAAGGATGctgaagacagaggagagaggggagtgaGTTTACAAGGTGGATTGGacacctcctccctccctcctctcctctcttctctcccctccccaCCCTCCCTGCCCCTCCTCTCCCAGGCCTACCGAGCCAGGCTCCACGCCGAGAGGCCGGTCAGACACAGCGGCCGCGGCGGGGATGAGGATCTGGACGAGCTGTCGGCTTCTCAGGCTGCACAGATGCTTCTTCACACAGAGGCCAGgctgctggagaggagggacaGGCAGAGACTGGCTAATAAGATACAGCTGCAGGAGATGACTGGCAGGCTGGATGAACTGGTGTTGATACCACCATAG